AGGATGTTGTTGCACTCCTTTTTGTGTACACAAAAACTATATTAATAAAGAGAAGAAGGATGGGATTGTCATGCAAATAGATAAATTACGTGGCAAGGAGCTAGATCAATTATTTAAAGCTGTTCTCTCTCTAAGGGATCTAGAAGAATGCTATAAATTTTTTGATGACTTATGTACAGTCAATGAAATTCAATCGCTTGCCCAACGATTAGAAGTCGCTAGAATGTTAC
This region of Cytobacillus sp. IB215665 genomic DNA includes:
- a CDS encoding YerC/YecD family TrpR-related protein, which encodes MQIDKLRGKELDQLFKAVLSLRDLEECYKFFDDLCTVNEIQSLAQRLEVARMLQDGFTYHKIETETGASTATISRVKRCLNYGNDAYIMALDRVNDENK